A window of Hymenobacter siberiensis genomic DNA:
GTTCGGCCTACTTTTGTGACGCTTATTCTCTCCATCAACCCCGCTTGCCTAGCGAAGCACCTCCCCTCCCCTCTTTTTCATGCAGCCGCATACCCTGGAAACCATCACGTCCCTGATTCAGGAGGGCGAATTTTTCAAGCTGAAACAGGTGCTCCGCGACTTTCAGCCGGCGGAGCTGGTGGCCCTTATCGAGGAGGAAGAGGAACGGGAACAGCTCATCATCTTCCGGCTGCTGCCCCTGAAGCTGGCCACCGAGGTGTTCGAATACCTCGACCTGGAGGAGCAGCGGCACTTCCTCGACAACCTGGCCCAGGATAAGATGGCCGACATTCTCAACGAGATGTCGCCGGATGACCGCACCACCCTGCTCGAATTCCTGCCCGCCAACTTCGTGGCCGAGCTCGTGCAGAGCCTGAGCGAGGAAGAGCGCAAGGTAACCCTGCAGCTGCTGGGCTACCCCGAATACTCGGTGGGCCGCCTGATGACGCCCGACTACATTGCCATTCGCGAGAACTGGACGGTGCAGCAGGTACTCGACTTCATCCGGCAGCACGGCGGGCAGTCCGAAACGCTGAGCATGCTCTACGTGACCGACGCGCAGGGCATCCTGATTGATGACATCCGCATCCGGGAGTTTCTGCTGGCCGCGCCCACGGCCCGGGTGCGCGACCTCATGGACCGCCGCTTCGTGCAGCTCACCGTGACGCAGGACCAAGAAGAGGCCATCGACGTGTTCCGGCGCAACGACCGCAACGCCCTGCCCGTGGTAAGCGACCAGGGCATCCTGCTCGGCATCGTCACCATTGACGACATCCTCAGCATTCGGGAGCAGGAAGACACCGAGGATATGCAGAAGCTCGGCGGCTCGGAAGCCCTCGATGAGCCCTACCTCACCATGCCGCTGCTGACGCTGGTGCAGAAGCGGGCCGGCTGGCTGGTGGTGCTGTTTCTGGGCGAGCTGCTCACGGCCTCGGCCATGCAGTTTTTTGAGGGCGAGCTGCAGAAGGCCATCGTGCTGGTGCAGTTTGTGCCGCTCATCATCAGCTCGGGCGGCAATTCGGGCTCGCAGGCCACGTCGCTCATCATCCGAGCCATGGCGCTGGGCGAGTTCACGCTGGGCGAATGGTGGCGGGTGCTGCGGCGCGAGCTCATTACCGGCTCGGCGCTGGGCCTGATTCTGGGCCTGGTGGGCTTTGGGCGCATTGCCATTTGGCAGAGCATCACGCCCATTTATGGCGAGCATTGGGCGCTGGTGGCCCTCACGGTGGGCATTGCGCTGGTGGGCATCGTGCTGTGGGGCTCGCTGGCGGGCTCCATGCTGCCGCTGCTGCTCAAGAAGCTGGGCCTGGACCCAGCCACGTCCTCCGCGCCCTTCGTGGCCACGCTGGTCGATGTGACGGGACTGATTATCTACTTCTCGGTGGCCCTGCTGCTGCTGCGCGGCACGCTGCTGTAAAAGGTGAAATGGTGAGCTGGCGAACTGGTGAGTTTGATGTTCGGCTTGCGTAAACTGCGCCGCAGAAACGACAAACTCACCAGTTCGCCAGCTCACCATTTCACCTTTTACTCCAGCCTGCGCCTATTAGCCTTTTTCTCGCCCTGAATCTTTTTACCCTCCAGGCGCTTGCGCACGGCTCCTTTGCTGGGCTTGGTGGCTTTGCGGGGCTTGGGCCGGCGCAGGCTTTTCAATAATAATTCGTGGAAGCGCGCCAGCACAATTTCCTTGTTGCGGAGCTGGCTGCGGTCGTCCTGCGCGGTTAGCAGCAGCAGGCCATCGGTGGTAAGCTGGCCGGCCAGCTTCTCCAGTATCAGCTGCTTCTGGAGGTCGGTGAGTACCTGCGAATCCATCAGGTGCCAGCGCAGCTCCACCCGCGATTCCACCTTGTTCACGTTCTGCCCGCCCGGCCCGCTGGCCCGGCTGGTCTGGAAGGTAATTTCGGGCAGAAAGGCGGTAGCGGGAGGGAGCATAATGAAGGGTTGAGTTTTGAGGGCTGAATGTTGAGTTGAATATGTCAGGTTATTCGAAACTCAACATTCAGCCCTCAAAACTCAACCCTTATTCAAGAGCATCGCGCCATACGAGTACCCGCCGCCGAATACGGTGATAATCACTTTATCGCCACCCTTCAGCGTGTCCCACACTTCGGCCAAGCCGATGGCTGCGCCGGCGCAGCCGGTGTTACCCAGGCGCTCGATGTTGTTCACGGTACGCTCCAGCTCGATGCCAAGCTGCTTGGCCACATTTTTCGAGATGCGCAGGTTGGCCTGGTGCGGGATGAGGTAGGTTAGGTCGGGGGTGGCGATGTGGTGCTTGTCGAGCAGCGTCTGGGTGACGCGGGCCATGTAGGTACAGGCCTGCTGAAACACATCGCGGCCGAAGGGCATCACGATGCCTTTTTCTACCGGTTTCAGGGTCACGGCCTCGTCGGCTTTGCCTACGGGAGCCGCGCCGCCGGTGATGACTTCAGCAATGTGCAGGTCCTCGGGGCTGATGCGCTCCTTGCTGATGAGCAGAGCCGCCGCGCCATCGCCCCAGAGGTGGCCGGCCATGGTGTCGGCCTCGTTGTTGTAGGCGGTGTTGTGCTCGGTTACTACCACCACGGCGCGGGTGGCTTTGCCCATGGCAAAGTAGCCTTCCACAATTTCAACGGCGTTGAGCAGCGACGAGCAGGCCGAAGAAATGCTCACCGTCGGGATTTCGTTGATGCCCAAATCGCGCTGCACGGCGTGCGCGGCCGTAAAAATAGTATCGTGCGGCGTGTAGGTGCCGGCCACGATAAGGTCGACACTAGCCTGGGCAAAGCTGGGAGCGGCAGCCAGCGCGGCGCGGGTGGCGGCAATGGCCATGGTGTTGGCATTCTCGCCGGGGGCCGCTTTGCGGCGCTCCTGGATGCCGGTGCGCTCAATTATCCACTCGCTGGCCAAGCCGTTGATTCGAGTGAAATGCGCAT
This region includes:
- the mgtE gene encoding magnesium transporter, with protein sequence MQPHTLETITSLIQEGEFFKLKQVLRDFQPAELVALIEEEEEREQLIIFRLLPLKLATEVFEYLDLEEQRHFLDNLAQDKMADILNEMSPDDRTTLLEFLPANFVAELVQSLSEEERKVTLQLLGYPEYSVGRLMTPDYIAIRENWTVQQVLDFIRQHGGQSETLSMLYVTDAQGILIDDIRIREFLLAAPTARVRDLMDRRFVQLTVTQDQEEAIDVFRRNDRNALPVVSDQGILLGIVTIDDILSIREQEDTEDMQKLGGSEALDEPYLTMPLLTLVQKRAGWLVVLFLGELLTASAMQFFEGELQKAIVLVQFVPLIISSGGNSGSQATSLIIRAMALGEFTLGEWWRVLRRELITGSALGLILGLVGFGRIAIWQSITPIYGEHWALVALTVGIALVGIVLWGSLAGSMLPLLLKKLGLDPATSSAPFVATLVDVTGLIIYFSVALLLLRGTLL
- the arfB gene encoding alternative ribosome rescue aminoacyl-tRNA hydrolase ArfB, giving the protein MLPPATAFLPEITFQTSRASGPGGQNVNKVESRVELRWHLMDSQVLTDLQKQLILEKLAGQLTTDGLLLLTAQDDRSQLRNKEIVLARFHELLLKSLRRPKPRKATKPSKGAVRKRLEGKKIQGEKKANRRRLE
- a CDS encoding 3-oxoacyl-ACP synthase III family protein, with amino-acid sequence MYLHHVAAYLPEAVVTNAHFTRINGLASEWIIERTGIQERRKAAPGENANTMAIAATRAALAAAPSFAQASVDLIVAGTYTPHDTIFTAAHAVQRDLGINEIPTVSISSACSSLLNAVEIVEGYFAMGKATRAVVVVTEHNTAYNNEADTMAGHLWGDGAAALLISKERISPEDLHIAEVITGGAAPVGKADEAVTLKPVEKGIVMPFGRDVFQQACTYMARVTQTLLDKHHIATPDLTYLIPHQANLRISKNVAKQLGIELERTVNNIERLGNTGCAGAAIGLAEVWDTLKGGDKVIITVFGGGYSYGAMLLNKG